A single genomic interval of Lathyrus oleraceus cultivar Zhongwan6 chromosome 7, CAAS_Psat_ZW6_1.0, whole genome shotgun sequence harbors:
- the LOC127103652 gene encoding uncharacterized protein LOC127103652 — protein MEARAPLTKKGLQPLLGKINFMRRFISNLSGKTQAFSPLLRLSKEGFKWGQAQAQQEAFDKIKAYLSHLPILTPPCRNKSMRSYIAAPDKTLGSMLAQEDDNGVERAIYYLSRVLNDVKTRYNIVEKLCLCLYLSCTKLKHYIKLVDVYVSSHFDVIKHMLSKPILYSRIGKWALALTEFSLTYMPLRDVKGQVVTNFIVDHSIDANALHYLEVEPWKLYFDGSSHKEETNIGVLIISPNKIPTRLKYKVEGLCLNNEAEYEALIAGLEANGQVEDANKVIIGLIKKHVRKKPKNWHKTLDKILWACRTSPKESTKSTPFRLTFGHDVVLKIEIHLQSISIQRHHEIPIESYWSMMLDELVYLDEERLNALELLKRRKKSVDNSYNKKVKVKSFLSEDLVWKVILPMDRKDRTLGKWSPKWEDPFQILQVFSNGAYEIEELNEDKRTLRVNGKYFKKYRPVLQEIKIRDE, from the exons ATGGAAGCGAGAGCGCCATTAACGAAGAAAGGATTGCAGCCACTACTAGGCAAGATCAATTTCATGAGGAGATtcatctcaaaccttagtgggaagacacaagcttttTCACCATTGCTTCGACTCAGCAAGGAAGGGTTCAAATGGGGGCAGGCTCAGGCTCAACAAGAGGCATTTGATAAGATTAAAGCATACTTGAGTCATCTACCAATCCTGACGCCCCCTTGTAGAAATAAAAGTATGAGATCGTATATAGCTGCGCCTGACAAGACTTTAGGGAGCATGTTGgctcaagaggatgataatggcgtcgaaagagccatctATTACCTCAGTAGGGTCTTAAATGATGTAAAAACTAGGTATAACATAGTTGAAAAATTGTGTTTATGCTTGTATTTATCTTGTACAaagttgaagcattatataaaacttgttgatgtttatgtttcatctcatttCGACGTTATTAAGCATATGTTGTCCAAACCAATTTTGtatagtcgaattgggaaatgggcatTAGCGTTAACCGAATTTTCTTTAACGTACATGCCATTAAGGGATGTTAAAGGACAAGTGGTAACAAATTTTATAGTCGACCACTCCATAGATGCAAATGCACTACACTATCTTGAAGTAGAACCTTGGAAGTTATACTTCGATGGGTCTAGTCACAAGGAAGAAACAAACATAGGAGTGctaattatttctcctaataaaattccaacaagACTCAAGTACAAAGTAGAAGGTCTCTGTTTGAACAATGAGGCCGAATATGAAGCCCTCATAGCCGGACTTGAA GCTAATGGACAAGTCGAAGATGCTAATAAAGTGATCATTGGTTTGATTAAAAAACATGTGCGGAAGAAGCCTAAAAATTGGCACAAAACTCTAGATAAGATTTTGTGGGCATGTCGTACCTCTCCCAAAGAATCCACTAAGTCAACCCCTTTTCGGCTAACTTTTGGCCATGATGTTGTTTTAAAAATAGAGATTCACCTACAATCTATAAGCAttcaaaggcatcatgaaattcCAATAGAGTCTTATTGGAGCATGATGCTGGATGAATTAGTTTATTTAGATGAAGAAAGGTTAAATGCCTTGGAGTTATTAAAACGGCGGAAGAAGAGTGTAGATAACTCTTATAACAAGAAGGTGAAAGTCAAAAGTTTTTTATCTGAAGACTTGGTCTGGAAAGtgatccttccaatggatcgaaaAGATAGGACCTTAGGGAAGTGGTCTCCAAAATGGGAAGACCCTTTTCAGATTTTGCAAGTATTTTCTAATGGTGCCTATGAAATCGAAGAGCTTAATGAAGATAAGAGGACTCTGAgagtaaatgggaaatattttaaaaaatatagaCCAGTACTCCAAGAGATAAAAATAAGAGATGAATAG